From Asterias rubens chromosome 3, eAstRub1.3, whole genome shotgun sequence, the proteins below share one genomic window:
- the LOC117288171 gene encoding metal transporter Nramp3-like, with protein sequence MAIITDEEEAEPLIKETGDGSRYSHSTNHTHGNSLSASHASNCQSPINDDEGDAKKIDIPETYGTRFSFRKLWAFTGPGFLMSIAYLDPGNIESDLQTGAIAKYKLLWVLMWSTVLGLVLQLLAARLGNATGFHMAELCHREYPKCPRILLWLMMEIAIIGSDIQEVIGSAIAINLLSNNLIPIWAGCLITGVDTFTFLLLENAGLRKLEAFFGALLLTMGGSFLYMYITVQPDPIAILEGIAIPWCSNCSLEAGQQAVGIVGAVIMPHNIYLHSALVLSRKVLHERKDKVKEANMYYSIESAIALFISFLINLFVVAVFAEAFYQKENPSLQNAGPWIKRRYGEGLTIVWGIGLLAAGQSSTMTGTYAGQFVMEGFLKIRWPKWRRVLITRSIAIVPTLLVVLLATNNLDTLDTFLNVLQSIQLPFALLPVLHFTSSQRIMGDFKNGRITKFIVWSLGLVVMSINFYLVFAEINQKPAWVYVIVSLVGAIYAIFVAYLAIGLKNIFRLKYWFLCKIGKSPELDVFDWLSERPAYVQSPSYSQSCASTVEASKDSGSEGVI encoded by the exons ATGGCCATTATAACCGACGAAGAAGAAGCAGAGCCCCTCATCAAGGAGACAGGTGACGGTAGCCGCTACTCCCACTCAACAAATCACACTCATGGAAATAGTCTGAGTGCATCACATGCCTCAAACTGTCAGAGCCCCATCAATGATGATGAAGGCGATGCTAAGAAGATAGACATTCCAGAGACATATGGG ACCCGGTTCAGCTTTCgtaagttgtgggctttcacgGGTCCAGGGTTCCTAATGAGTATAGCTTACCTGGATCCAGGCAACATAGAATCTGATCTCCAGACAGGCGCCATAGCCAAATATAAG CTTCTTTGGGTGTTGATGTGGTCCACAGTACTTGGCCTTGTGCTCCAGCTGTTGGCAGCTAGACTCGGAAATGCTACTG GTTTCCACATGGCCGAGCTGTGCCACCGGGAGTACCCAAAGTGTCCCCGTATTCTACTCTGGCTGATGATGGAGATCGCAATCATCGGTTCAGACATTCAGGAGGTTATTGGTTCAGCAATTGCTATCAATCTACTCTCCAATAACTT AATTCCTATTTGGGCTGGATGTCTCATCACTGGTGTAGATACGTTTACCTTCCTTCTGTTGGAAAATGCTG GTTTAAGAAAATTAGAAGCTTTCTTTGGGGCTCTACTTCTAACAATGGGAGGATCATTTTTATATATG TACATCACAGTCCAACCAGACCCGATTGCAATTCTTGAAGGCATTGCCATCCCGTGGTGTTCCAATTGTAGTCTAGAAGCAGGCCAGCAAGCTGTGGGTATCGTAGGAGCTGTCATTATGCCCCATAACATCTACCTTCACTCAGCTCTAGTACTG tccCGTAAAGTGCTCCATGAGAGAAAGGATAAAGTGAAGGAAGCTAACATGTACTACTCCATTGAATCTG CCATTGCgttgtttatttctttcctCATCAACCTGTTTGTGGTGGCTGTGTTTGCCGAAGctttttaccaaaaagaaaatcCCAGCCTTCAGAATGCT GGTCCTTGGATAAAACGCAGATATGGTGAAGGGCTTACAATTGTTTGGGGTATCGGCTTGCTAGCTGCAGGTCAAAGTTCAACCATGACG GGAACCTATGCTGGGCAGTTTGTTATGGAG GGGTTTCTGAAGATTCGATGGCCGAAATGGCGTCGGGTTCTTATAACACGGTCCATCGCCATCGTGCCAACCCTTTTGGTCGTGTTACTGGCAACCAATAATCTGGACACACTGGATACTTTCCTGAACGTTCTACAGAGTATCCAACTGCCGTTTGCACTTCTACCGGTGCTGCACTTTACTAGCAGCCAACGAATCATGGGAGATTTTAAAAACGGAAG AATCACAAAGTTTATCGTGTGGAGTCTCGGCTTAGTGGTGATGAGCATCAATTTCTACCTTGTTTTTGCT GAGATTAATCAGAAGCCAGCCTGGGTTTATGTCATCGTCAGTCTAGTTGGAGCCATATACGCCATCTTTGTTGCTTACTTG GCAATCGGGCTGAAAAACATCTTCAGATTAAAG TACTGGTTCCTGTGCAAGATTGGCAAGTCACCTGAGCTAGATGTTTTTGATTGGTTAAGTGAGCGGCCTGCTTATGTACAGTCACCTTCCTACAGCCAGTCCTGTGCCTCTACAGTAGAAGCTTCCAAGGATTCAG GTAGTGAAGGtgttatatag